The following proteins come from a genomic window of Kineosporia sp. NBRC 101731:
- a CDS encoding GNAT family N-acetyltransferase translates to MDDVASLGFRTDLVLRRLGGSLVSDRGSHLVVRTPENPGYWWGNFLLLREQPGVGEWPGWVAEFEREFPGADHIALGLDGVDGAVPDPEGAAALGLEVMVDAVLTATELTPPAPADLLIRPLESSDDWHSMALLRLSLEESSADDHAEFVHRKAAEYRQMTQAGHGVWFGAFVDGEMRCGAGLFTDGSGVARFQNVETHPAYRRRGLASTLVHRLGEWGLSSMGAEKLVIVADPGYHAIGMYRALGFEDAEHKIQAQRPPSG, encoded by the coding sequence GTGGACGACGTTGCATCCCTGGGATTCCGTACCGACCTGGTGTTGCGCCGGCTGGGTGGGTCGCTGGTCTCCGACCGCGGGTCTCACCTGGTCGTGCGGACACCGGAGAACCCCGGCTACTGGTGGGGGAACTTCCTGCTGCTGCGGGAGCAGCCCGGGGTGGGGGAGTGGCCCGGCTGGGTGGCCGAGTTCGAGCGAGAGTTCCCGGGCGCCGACCACATCGCCCTCGGCCTCGACGGGGTGGACGGCGCCGTCCCGGACCCGGAGGGTGCCGCCGCGCTCGGCCTGGAGGTGATGGTCGACGCCGTGCTGACCGCCACGGAACTGACCCCACCGGCGCCCGCCGATCTGCTGATCCGCCCACTCGAGAGCTCCGACGACTGGCACAGCATGGCGCTGCTGCGGTTGTCGCTCGAGGAGTCGTCGGCCGACGACCACGCCGAGTTCGTCCACCGCAAGGCGGCGGAGTACCGGCAGATGACGCAGGCCGGCCACGGAGTCTGGTTCGGCGCCTTCGTCGACGGTGAGATGCGCTGTGGTGCAGGGCTGTTCACCGACGGCAGCGGCGTGGCCCGCTTCCAGAACGTCGAGACCCACCCGGCCTACCGCCGCCGCGGCCTGGCCTCCACCCTGGTGCATCGCCTGGGCGAGTGGGGCCTGTCCTCCATGGGCGCCGAAAAGCTGGTGATCGTCGCCGATCCCGGCTACCACGCGATCGGGATGTACCGGGCCCTGGGATTCGAGGACGCCGAACACAAGATCCAGGCGCAGCGGCCCCCGAGCGGGTGA
- a CDS encoding helix-turn-helix transcriptional regulator codes for MPNNPLVSKVELASTLRQLRLEAGKTLEDAADVLEVSTATISRIETGGRIPRARDVRELCRYYGLQNDDRIAELAALVAGARASGWWEEYEVIDEKYGTFIGYEEAATRIEQFENTTMPALLQTRSYAWHYFRDVVRLYWKSIPTDRQNNERIDVRELRRSHLTARAGSVDYSVILDEAVLMRIVGSVAVMREQIQWLISAAQESWVSVYVLPMDKGAVAGPVGPFTALTLPQDGVTDVVYTDTLRGQDFNLNKSEVDLHKRVLAHLRAEALDASESIQLLTARLAAYQA; via the coding sequence GTGCCCAACAACCCATTGGTCAGCAAGGTGGAGCTGGCCAGCACCCTGCGGCAGTTACGGCTGGAGGCCGGCAAGACGCTGGAAGACGCCGCCGACGTCCTCGAGGTGTCAACGGCAACGATCAGCCGCATCGAGACGGGTGGGCGCATCCCCCGGGCCCGCGACGTCCGGGAGCTGTGCCGGTACTACGGTCTGCAGAATGACGACCGGATTGCGGAGCTGGCGGCTCTGGTCGCGGGCGCACGGGCGTCAGGGTGGTGGGAGGAGTACGAGGTGATCGATGAAAAATACGGCACATTCATCGGATATGAAGAAGCTGCAACCCGGATCGAGCAGTTCGAGAACACCACCATGCCGGCTCTGCTGCAGACGCGTTCATATGCCTGGCACTACTTTCGTGACGTAGTGCGCCTCTATTGGAAATCCATTCCAACGGATCGGCAGAACAATGAGCGAATCGATGTCCGTGAACTCCGCCGTAGTCATCTGACGGCCCGGGCCGGTTCCGTGGACTACAGCGTCATTCTGGATGAGGCTGTCCTGATGCGAATTGTCGGAAGCGTTGCGGTGATGCGGGAGCAGATTCAATGGCTCATCAGTGCCGCTCAGGAGTCATGGGTCTCAGTCTATGTTCTCCCCATGGATAAAGGTGCGGTGGCCGGTCCGGTGGGCCCCTTCACCGCCTTGACGCTCCCACAGGACGGGGTCACGGACGTTGTCTACACAGATACGTTGCGAGGACAGGATTTCAATCTCAATAAAAGTGAAGTTGACCTGCATAAACGAGTTCTTGCGCACCTCCGGGCGGAGGCGCTTGACGCTTCGGAGTCGATCCAGTTGCTAACCGCGAGGCTGGCTGCCTATCAGGCCTGA
- a CDS encoding DUF397 domain-containing protein: MNKSVSVDADLEWTKSSFSGINGCVEAALAPDGSILIRDSKNPTGGHLSYNEFEWRSFLAGLSRGEFDFLLPRNE; encoded by the coding sequence ATGAATAAGAGTGTTTCGGTCGATGCCGATCTGGAATGGACGAAGTCCTCGTTCTCCGGAATCAACGGTTGTGTTGAAGCTGCGCTTGCGCCCGATGGATCTATTTTGATCAGAGATTCTAAGAACCCGACTGGTGGCCACCTTTCGTATAATGAATTCGAATGGCGTTCGTTTCTGGCGGGGCTGTCCCGGGGTGAGTTTGATTTCCTCCTGCCGCGCAACGAGTAG
- a CDS encoding DUF397 domain-containing protein, with translation MENLDLAGLVWRKSSFSGLNGCVQMASLPDGSVVLRDSKRPNLGILLCASSAWAALLEAGRSGELDVLSGR, from the coding sequence ATGGAAAACCTTGATCTTGCGGGTCTGGTCTGGCGTAAATCGTCGTTCTCCGGACTGAACGGTTGTGTCCAGATGGCATCGTTGCCCGATGGTTCCGTGGTACTCCGGGATTCGAAAAGGCCGAACCTGGGGATACTGCTCTGCGCATCTTCGGCCTGGGCGGCCCTTCTGGAGGCGGGTCGCTCCGGGGAACTGGACGTTCTGAGCGGTCGCTGA
- a CDS encoding helix-turn-helix transcriptional regulator, whose amino-acid sequence MSHDSPGSLGEALRAWRSRVSPEDIGLPTYGERRRVAGLRREELALLAGVSASYYTRLEQGQSRNASPEVLDAIAGALRLTDAERQHLSALAAGTRRRTAPKRPPAEHVDPALADLLAVLGDVPAIVLGRRSDVLAWNAMGHALLAGDVPLTAPQTPGSRPNMVELIFTDPHHRELYTCWPVKARAVVGNLRVVAGQHPDDPVLASLVGNLSMSSPDFARLWADHRVQPCATADYELQHPLVGTLTVTQQSLRSLQSPSQVLVTCTAPAGSPSAAALTLLAQLVHAGGHQTPATRPAPARP is encoded by the coding sequence ATGAGTCATGACTCCCCGGGATCGCTCGGCGAAGCGTTGCGGGCCTGGCGCTCCCGCGTCAGCCCGGAGGACATCGGGCTGCCCACCTACGGGGAGCGCCGCCGGGTGGCCGGGCTGCGCCGTGAGGAACTGGCCCTGCTCGCCGGGGTCAGCGCGTCGTACTACACCCGCCTGGAGCAGGGGCAGTCACGGAACGCGTCCCCGGAGGTGCTCGACGCGATCGCCGGGGCATTGCGCCTCACCGACGCCGAACGTCAGCATCTGAGCGCTCTGGCTGCGGGTACCCGGCGCCGCACGGCACCGAAGCGCCCCCCGGCCGAGCACGTCGACCCGGCCCTGGCCGACCTGCTGGCTGTGCTCGGCGACGTGCCCGCGATCGTGCTCGGACGGCGCAGCGACGTGCTGGCGTGGAACGCGATGGGCCACGCCCTGCTGGCCGGGGACGTGCCGCTGACCGCCCCGCAGACACCCGGCTCCCGCCCGAACATGGTCGAGCTGATCTTCACCGACCCGCACCACCGGGAGCTCTACACCTGCTGGCCGGTCAAGGCCCGAGCCGTGGTGGGGAACCTGCGCGTGGTGGCGGGGCAGCATCCGGACGATCCGGTGCTCGCCTCTCTGGTCGGCAACCTGTCGATGTCCAGCCCGGACTTCGCCCGGCTGTGGGCCGATCACCGCGTGCAGCCGTGCGCCACGGCCGACTACGAGCTGCAGCATCCGCTGGTCGGCACGCTGACGGTCACCCAGCAGTCGCTGCGGTCCCTGCAGTCGCCCAGCCAGGTCCTCGTCACGTGCACCGCCCCGGCCGGTTCACCGTCGGCCGCGGCCCTGACCCTCCTCGCCCAGCTGGTGCACGCAGGCGGTCACCAGACGCCGGCCACCCGTCCGGCCCCGGCGCGTCCCTGA
- a CDS encoding MBL fold metallo-hydrolase: protein MNSPAVTDVHQLVFGDVTVTRVIESAGDLYMTPSQFFPNSQPHMWENPGIWNAPEFLIPGGESVHEHTHRVAMQTWVIRSAGKVVLVDTGVGNDKERPYVPLWSHLDSDFLNRLAFAGVRPEDVDVVVNTHIHPDHTGWNTVLRDRAWTSTFPHATYYMTTEDLEFWNPANGHPSVLGPAAQNMWEDSIAPILAAGQVKQWSGTERIDENLVLEAAPGHTPGSSILRLTSGDEEVLFIGDILHTPLQVGEPAVNSCFCQDPDLAVQTRRRVFTEAAANGTLMFPAHFTGQGAFTVRAEADGFSLDHWAPLTSA from the coding sequence GTGAACAGCCCCGCCGTGACCGACGTCCACCAGCTAGTTTTCGGTGACGTCACCGTGACCCGCGTGATCGAGAGCGCCGGTGACCTGTACATGACGCCCTCGCAGTTCTTCCCGAACTCGCAGCCGCACATGTGGGAGAACCCGGGCATCTGGAACGCGCCGGAGTTCCTCATCCCGGGCGGTGAATCGGTGCACGAGCACACTCACCGGGTCGCGATGCAGACCTGGGTCATCCGCAGTGCCGGAAAGGTCGTCCTCGTCGACACCGGCGTCGGCAACGACAAGGAGCGCCCCTACGTGCCCCTGTGGTCGCACCTCGACAGCGATTTCCTGAACCGGCTGGCCTTCGCCGGGGTACGACCCGAAGACGTCGACGTGGTGGTGAACACCCACATCCACCCCGACCACACCGGCTGGAACACCGTGCTGCGTGACCGCGCCTGGACCTCCACCTTCCCGCACGCCACCTACTACATGACCACCGAGGACCTGGAGTTCTGGAACCCGGCCAACGGGCACCCCAGCGTGCTCGGCCCGGCCGCGCAGAACATGTGGGAGGACAGCATCGCCCCGATCCTGGCCGCCGGTCAGGTGAAGCAGTGGAGCGGCACCGAGCGGATCGACGAGAACCTCGTGCTGGAAGCAGCTCCCGGCCACACGCCCGGCTCCTCGATCCTGCGCCTGACCTCCGGGGACGAGGAGGTTCTCTTCATCGGCGACATCCTGCACACCCCGCTCCAGGTCGGCGAACCGGCCGTGAACAGCTGCTTCTGCCAAGACCCGGACCTGGCCGTGCAGACCCGCCGAAGGGTGTTCACCGAGGCCGCGGCCAACGGAACTCTCATGTTCCCGGCCCATTTCACCGGCCAGGGCGCTTTCACCGTGAGGGCCGAAGCCGACGGTTTCTCCCTCGACCACTGGGCCCCGCTCACCAGCGCCTGA
- a CDS encoding carboxylesterase family protein: MSSVQTTLGRVRGTAADGVLAFRGIPYATNSSGADRFAAPIPFPAWSGERDARAFGPTSPQPDRGGAFDPLDLTPFFGPGWVAGDLPLTVNVWTPSVPSHEPLPVLVFVHGGAFVAGSTAASLYDGAAFARAGIVCVTVNYRLGVPGWLHLPDAPANRGLLDVLAALRWVQREIGSFGGDPGRVTLAGQSAGAMIVAAALADQRFAGTFGQAIVASGSGLGALLPAQASLVTERVAYHLGIGPTASDFATIDDATLIDSLSCLTGLDLRLPGVRHPLAGITPFAPVLDEQPAVTIGAGRGIPAALLLGATTHEGNLYTAPVPGGEAEALAVAAAASPGGSGPADPPHTNWDELRSAILTEAVFREGTRALSAASVEARNPTFEYEFTWPSAAIGGTLGAAHGVDLPFVFGRAGAADLRGDRGLLGPEGGPARLEAEMHGAWIRFVTYGKPGWDATAAGWPTVRRFG; this comes from the coding sequence ATGAGCTCAGTACAGACCACGCTCGGCCGCGTCCGGGGCACCGCCGCCGACGGCGTTCTCGCGTTCCGGGGAATTCCCTACGCCACGAACAGTTCCGGCGCCGACCGGTTCGCTGCACCGATCCCCTTCCCGGCCTGGAGCGGCGAGCGCGACGCGAGAGCCTTCGGCCCGACCTCGCCCCAGCCCGACCGGGGTGGTGCCTTCGACCCCCTCGACCTGACCCCGTTCTTCGGTCCCGGCTGGGTAGCGGGCGATCTTCCACTGACGGTCAATGTATGGACGCCGTCGGTCCCCTCCCACGAGCCCCTCCCGGTGCTCGTGTTCGTGCACGGTGGAGCATTCGTCGCCGGCTCCACCGCAGCCTCGCTCTACGACGGCGCGGCCTTCGCCCGCGCCGGGATCGTGTGCGTGACCGTCAACTACCGGCTCGGGGTACCGGGATGGCTCCATCTTCCCGATGCACCGGCCAACCGCGGGCTCCTCGATGTTCTGGCCGCCCTGCGCTGGGTGCAGCGCGAGATCGGTTCCTTCGGCGGTGATCCGGGTCGGGTGACGCTCGCCGGTCAGTCGGCCGGCGCGATGATCGTGGCCGCGGCCCTCGCCGACCAGCGCTTCGCCGGAACGTTCGGCCAGGCGATCGTGGCCAGCGGCAGCGGCCTGGGCGCCCTCCTGCCCGCGCAAGCCTCGCTGGTCACCGAGCGTGTTGCTTACCACCTTGGGATTGGGCCCACCGCAAGTGATTTTGCCACGATCGACGACGCCACCCTGATCGACTCCCTGTCCTGCCTGACCGGCCTCGACCTGCGACTGCCCGGCGTCCGCCATCCCCTGGCCGGCATCACCCCGTTCGCGCCGGTGCTGGACGAGCAGCCCGCCGTCACCATCGGCGCCGGGAGGGGAATACCGGCAGCACTTCTCCTGGGAGCGACCACCCACGAGGGCAATCTCTACACAGCACCCGTCCCCGGCGGTGAGGCAGAAGCACTCGCCGTCGCCGCGGCCGCCTCGCCCGGAGGCTCCGGACCGGCTGACCCCCCGCACACGAACTGGGACGAGCTGAGATCGGCGATCCTCACCGAGGCGGTGTTCCGGGAAGGCACCCGGGCCCTGAGCGCCGCGTCCGTAGAGGCCCGGAATCCCACGTTCGAGTACGAGTTCACCTGGCCGTCCGCGGCGATCGGCGGAACCCTCGGCGCGGCGCACGGGGTGGACCTGCCGTTCGTGTTCGGCAGGGCCGGTGCCGCGGACCTGCGCGGCGATCGGGGCCTGCTCGGCCCGGAGGGTGGCCCGGCCCGGCTGGAGGCCGAGATGCACGGTGCCTGGATCCGTTTCGTGACCTACGGCAAGCCCGGATGGGATGCTACGGCTGCGGGGTGGCCGACGGTGCGGCGGTTCGGGTGA
- a CDS encoding DUF4279 domain-containing protein has protein sequence MRSIVSFRLTNEHGGTAAAVTERLGIPATRLLEAGTVISSRNPERTRTHSAWILSSAVEAEDDVRLPEMLERLLHQLEPVTAMLWDLEREGYAAHWLGMLDVRDGENATELTP, from the coding sequence GTGAGAAGCATCGTGTCGTTCCGGCTGACCAATGAACACGGCGGCACTGCTGCGGCGGTGACCGAGCGGCTCGGAATCCCGGCAACCCGGCTTCTGGAGGCGGGGACGGTCATCTCATCGCGGAATCCCGAGCGCACACGAACGCATTCCGCGTGGATTCTCAGCAGCGCTGTCGAAGCAGAGGACGATGTGCGGCTGCCGGAGATGCTGGAACGGTTACTGCACCAGCTCGAGCCGGTCACCGCGATGCTGTGGGATCTCGAGCGCGAGGGGTACGCGGCTCATTGGCTGGGCATGCTCGATGTCCGGGACGGTGAGAATGCTACGGAGCTGACCCCGTGA